CAAGGTCTGGAaatattctattttcctttatatgtGACTTCCAGTTGATTCATGGTCTGAATGTCCAAGATTTGACTGCTCCCCATCCCCTCACCTCCCAATTCCTCTGTGAATTAAGGATTGATTTTATTACAGGCCCATTTCCTCCTTGTTTATGGTATCACGTCTACTTAATAAAGAATGCAACACTGGTAGAGATTTAAGTCTTTGGCATGCTATATATGCAAAAAGGGTAAACTTCAACTATAGACCCAAGCTAAATGGCTTAAAGTGTGTTGTTTATCATGACTTAATTTATTGCTAATCTCACATATATCTCACATCTAAAAGGGAGCAGGCTTCACACACCATAAGAAGCCTATAAATCAGGCTATTGAAAAAGTAATATTTAAGCATATCATTCATAAAATAGGTAATGGAATTATAGAGTTGACAGATACTATAGAAGTGTCACAGAAATGGATGTTGAAGCATCtcttcaaaaatgagaaaaatgaagttgaGAGCGGTGTGTTACCATAAAGTTACTTGTTGAGTGGCAGAGTCGGGATTAGAACCCACCTCCCACACCTGGACCCAAGGCTACTGTGAACACCTTGttctttgccttcctctgatGAGAAGGATGAAGGAGATGAgctgaaggggaggggaggggaggggagaaagttGACTTCTTTCAGATGGCAGGAAGGTGAGTCTTCCTAGTACCTGGCCAGCACCTAGGCCATGCAAGGCCTACTACCTTACATAGGAGATGCCCTTTTTTCTTAGCCTGTACCAGCATCTCAGGTGTTTCACATAGTTTCAAAATGGCCATTTCCCAGAGTAACCTAAATGCCAATCAATGGGATTTCTGGAACCAGAGTACAGGTGGTCTGTCCTggttaattcattttctttgtgcCTCTACAAGGGCCTCCTCATGACAAGCTTCAAGTTCTCTAATCCCACTTTTTTCAAATGGGGTCTAAGTATTTATCTTGAGGATTCATAGACTTGGTTTTATGGGTCTGTAAATCCccccaaaaggaaaatgagattcAACTGTTAGTCTGTACCATTCATTAAATTATCCAAGATGTCCATGATCAAAAAAGGCTATGATCTGCTataaagggagaaggaaaagaaaatcactgaACCCAGGAAAACTGGTATAATggctataaaatataataaaccaATCTAATAGAAACAGACAATGTAAATGGCAGAGAATGCAATGCTCAAGAAGCCCAGGAAGAAACAAGGTCGAAGATAAATTTCCCTTAGTTGTCTTTTCCAtcatatatttgtccaaaccctaAGAATTACAAATTGACTTCTGCAAGTCAGTAAGATGGGAGACAACTTCCACACTCTTCTCCAGCAGTGCAAGGAGGTTCAGGCTGACACAGACTTCCATGAATGGTGGGGCAGGGTTCATAATGCCAAAGTCAGGCTCCGTGACTGCTGGCACTGCCTTCCTGCCTGCACAGCTGTCGTGGTGGTAGCTGTAAAAAGGGGCAAATTGGCCTTCTACTCATCTTTTTCTCTTATGAAAGGATTTCTGCAAACTCTTTCTCATATCTATAAACTAGAGGATGCCATGATAGGAATGAAAAAGGACCCCTGATACCACTGAACTAACATTGAAAGGCAGCGCCCCTAACTAGATGACAACATGAAAGAGAACAAGGCCCAAGACAGGGATATGGCGACTTCCGCTTCTGCAGAGATGCCGTGTGGCTCTCGTCCACGGAGGAGATGCAAGTGGGCTTCGGCCAGGAGCAGCCCCTAGAACCAAGAGCACAGGGATGGCTACAAATGTTCCTACTGTCTATCCCAGAAGTGGCGTGAACCCTTAACATCCACAAGAGGCAATGACATAAGCCACCATCTCATTCCATGCTAAGGGAAGAACCAACAGGAATCGTAATTTTACCTTCCATTTCAATATTTGGGGAAGATATCTCTTAATATATTCTATTCAATTAAAACAATGGAATTGAAAAATACCCTATACCAAATGGCAAGAAATGTTCACAGGAACTTGGTTTGCCAGCTATAATTTCAGactaaaatgatattaaaatattcatgaagGAACACAAATCATGAattgtaaaaatgtctgttgaacTAGATATGTGGACAAGATGAGCCACTGTACATTTGCGGGAAGCATTTGACTATTGATGCAGTACGGTTCATCTGGTTTTCTGAATCATTTCTCAGTTCTTCAGGGGCTCGGCCCATCACTATCAGCCTTGCAAGAAGAGAATGGTGGTGTACCAGACCGACTAGCAAATATTCCAGATAAGAATATTTTGGTACATTTTAACAGAAACTCTTCCCGGTGTTGactgacttaaaaatatttttaaaacatgatatgTTATAAACTTCTTCAATATCAAGGGGCAGGATATAatgatttgtatattttattttgactttacATGCGGTGTTAAAAACCCAAAGTACATATTATTTACACATCCACAATACAAGTTTACAAGATCTCTATACATGTTAAAGTACTCTATAAAACAGTATAGAGCCACTTCACTTGAGGGTTACTTTTTATGCCGTACCATTAAAAAAGATACAATCTGTGTTTACCTTTGCACAAATggataaagcatttaaaaattaaattaacaggATAGAGACTACATTTTATGTTAGAAATTTCAACATAAATACTGATAGGAACTCACATTACAAACTACAAGGCAGCACAATGTTACAAAATGTTATCCGGGTTCACATAGAGTTACTGTTCCGCGTTCCGCACGCCGGGATTAATATTGGTAAGGTGAATTCAAACACGTTTGTCGGCGGTGAACTGAGTACTGTTTATCGTTGGTTggtttaatttattattaatctGTAATATTTTAGTTGCAAAGCTGAAGTGTTTCAAGAACAGAAGTTCTAGCTTTTGAGCTTCCAGAGATCTCAGGGAATCACGTTCTTTATAAAACAATATTCTCAAAGGAAAAGAGTAACAGTATCAGTATTCTACATTCTCTATAAAAATGCTCTGGTCTTCTGCACCCCATCCTCCCCCAAGTAATATATATCATCAGCGTTGTCACAAGAAATCAGTTGAACTTATTTGTCTGACTAAGTCAGGAGTATTCCTCTGCCTTGATACTTTCTAGATTAGGTTCAATAAACCATGGTGTGGTGTGCAGCATATTAACTGAAACAGTCGTTGGGTTTGCACATCATCAACTGTAAGAGGCTTTTGCAAAACTACGAATAAATGACTCTATATGATTTCCACAGGTGTCACCTTGCCCGGGAAACCTCATTTGACTTCACATTATCACTGTTTCATCCTTAGGAAAGCAGGAGTGGAATGTTTACCATGGCAAAGGGTGTAATGCTGCTATTTGGGTGGATTGTTTTACGATTAATTGTTCTAGGTTGgttttatgagtttttaaaagtcttttcagGTGCTGGTTGAAAAACATTTACAactggcactcagtaaatgatGTGCTATACTGAAAACACTTGACATATTTTAGTACTTCTATCATTCTCATGAATAAGGCACAAAATGCACAGATTCAGGTAAACGCACATGTAATATTTACAGTATATTGTCATTACCTGCATGACTTAGGAGAGAATTCTCACAAAACACGACATAGACAACATGATTGCACCACTGTTAGGCTTTCAAAGACTGTTTCTGTTAAGCCAATTACAATTCCTTCCACGTCTCCTTCTTTTGTCttctgtcttatttcatttttttatcttgGGGGTAGGAGGAGTTAAAGGAGAAAGTAAACACAATCAAAAGAAAACCTTATTAATGTGTCCAAGGTTAAATAGAGTGATTCAGGCTTGGATTCACAGTGGACAGGTAAATTTTACTACCGAATACTGGTGGATTAATCAAAGATACCTCTTAACATCTCGATCTCCTGAAGCTGGCAAGACTGTAATAGAAGTTTTAATGAATAGCAGCACAAAATTACTTAGAACTTTTACATTCTGGCATTGGGTACCACGTAAGTCAAGTTAATCATTCTGACAGTCAAATCAGCCtcgattttctttctttctcaaagctGAACCCAATGGACTGCTGTAGGAAGAAGTTATGGTCTCTTGTTCAGTCATGCTCAATGTAAACAACTCCATAGCACAAGAAGATGCAATGGGCACCTAAACAGATCCTAGTGGGTACAGAACACACACGCACGCACccacgcacacgtgcacacacacacacaacacagttCATTGGTGGCGTGAAAAAAATGccacacatgaaaaaaatgctacAGTTTGGGTCAAAGACTGAAGTTTTAGCAAATTGTTTGGTAATCTACAAGTTCATTTCTTTGAGACATTACCATTGTTTTTTGACATTTGTGCAAGAGGCAAGGTGAATGCATACATATTAAAATGTTCACATTTAATGGGAAGACCACACATAATGGCAGTCTAAGTTGAACCCATTTTCAAGTATTTGCTCACAGATTATTCTGAGTACTGTATCAGCTCTTTAAACTGGTAAGGTAGCCCCTTGGAGCTACACATCACTTTAGcttcaaacaaaagaaatggaatgacCAGCACCTTCCTTTGTTTCAGACAAGTACACAGAAGCCTTGCTGCAGTAGCTACATGTGGCAAGTTCTGTTGCCAAAGTTAGAAAGAGTTTCTTTGGCCACTTGGTTCTCTTAAAATACAAGCGAGTCTCTTGTCTTAAGGTACCCTTACAACATCATCCTCTCAACAACAAGGACAGGATAAAGCCACATGGGGAATAGCACACTTGAGGCCTAGTAAGTGTATTTGTTCAGTGGTCTGACAGATGTGGTTTGAGGAACAAATGAAGGCTTTGGTGGCACATCAGGTTTTAAAGACGGTGTCCTCTTTAGTCCCGTCCTAGGAAGGGTGCCATTACTGGTGTAGCTGCTCTGTCTGGAGAGAGAAGGCTGCAGATGAACACTCACTGGTGTTCCCTGAATGTAGTCCACCTTCGCCCCTGTTGGGGTGGGCATGTACCCTCCACGGTTCATACTAGGCTGTCTAGATAACAAAACACCATTTGGTGAATTTAAGTTTTTAGGCATAGCGGATATGGAGTGCCTCTGGGAGGAATTTTTGTGATATCCCCGTTGTCTTTCCAGAGAAGTCATTGGGACTCCAGGAGTGGTGGGGACGTCCACTCGCTTGGTTGGGCTATTTCTGGGGAGAGTTGAAGGAGGAGAGTATAGTGATGCCTCCCGGTTAGGGACCTTGGGTGGGACCTCTGACATaggtcccataggatccagcatgAGGGTCTGGTGGGCCATTTGGATATCTCCCATGATGGCTTTGGGGTTACTATTTGGGTCATTTAGATGCTTCAGGAGATCattgagggtgtttctggaatcGACAGAACGCCGGTGATCTCTTTTACTGGATGATTTTGTAAGAGAGTGGTCAATGTTTTGTAGCTTCTTCTCAGCTTTGTGAGCATTGGAGTTTGAGAAAGATGTGTTGTAGTCATGGGTAGCATTAGGAAGAACAATGGCACTGGGGATATGCCCATGACTTAATGGGGAATGTGGTGGAGGACTAGAGGGAAAAAACTGGGGAGTTTCTTTCCTTGAAGCTCCATGGCCGTGAGCCTTGTCTGAGTGGCTCTTCATGGCCTGCAGAGTCTTCTGGTGAAGCACAGGTGTAGACTCAGGTGTGGGGAGAGCAGCCAGCTCAGGAGGTTGGCCTCGATGGTCCATTACCATGGATTTAGTATCTCCATTGGGTGGCAGCTCTTTCCTACTGGTCAGCAGGTTACTATACAATTTGGGAGAATCGATATTCTGCTGATATTCCTTGACCGGGCTGTCAAAGAGACCATTCAGTTTGGCAAAACTGCCACTGGAATCTGTGCACGACTGGGCAGATTCTGCATCTTTATGGATCTTTCTGTTTTTCCGAACAAACATGTCACGATAGCAGTATACTGCCACACCTGCAATGAATGCACCCAAAACAAAAGCGGCAAAGACACAGGTGATGAGGACATTCATGTGGACCATCTGGTTGGACTCTCCAGACTGGACTTCCCATCGTACACCTGCAATAGATGCACAGGAAAAGTCTGAGTGAGGTACTTCTTTGAGACAATATAAGCCAGCACTACCTGAACATGGTCCATATGCTTAGCTTGGAGGGTCAGGTAGACTCTAAAATTCCAGatatagatttttctttaatcaCAATAGGACCCCCAGAGACATATATGATTGCTGCAAATGCCAGGATAACTCTAATctttcattgatctgtgtctgtctgtcttctaTTCTCCAATCCCTCTTAAATAGCTGAATATTTGAATAGTCAactatttgaaattttaagaGTTTCTATCTGAAAATTAGAGTTAGAAAGTGTATATTTTCTAAATGGCCAACTTTAAACTCATGAAATGCTTTGTCTCATGATTTTTTCCTAATTCATAAATTGGGATTAAAGGACAGCTGCTGGGATTAGGGAAATGTATGAATTggcataaatatatattatgctAAAATAATTATGCTAATACAATTATGCTATCTTAACTAGAATAAAAACACATAATTTGTTCACAAATTAAAAGCATCTGCTTGGTCACTGTTAGCTACGAATATAGACTTTCAtgtttgctttgatttttttattttcattccatcTTGGGGTGAAGCACTCTTGAATTGCCTCCTATGAAAGAAATCCAGACAGTCTAAGGAAATATACTATGTATTAGTTAAGTAATGTCATCCCATTATCTTgagatatttaagaaatatttaaattagactagaagaagagcaaattagtTTGTAATTATTGGGATTTTTAATGCAACCACAGACATCTAACAGTCAATCAAAGAAATGTTAGTTTCAGAGGTATCCAAGTCTGTTACATGCTATAAACACAGCTATCCCAGAATAAGGTAAGTCAGAGTGATTTTAAAGATTCTGTTGCTTTAGATTAGTACTAAGGCCTTTGAACATTAGTCGTTTTTAATCAGTGTTTGGGGTTATGGAATTCAGTGgcatcatgaaagacaaagaaagaaaggtagaaagaaatggtattactaaaaaaaaaaacaaagcagaaagagtGATTATAAAACTGTTTACCATGAAAACATATAAAACCAAAATCAACAGATGTAAACCATAAATGACAATGCTCTGCAATAAAAACTGATTGGAAACCTGATACCATAGTTTCGACAGTGCTAAAGAATAGATTTTTCCAGAGTAACATATCTAATAAGCTAACTCACCAGGTAGCAGTTTTATAACTGCTTCTCTAATGGGCTGAAAATGACAGTTATGGACAAACATGCTGTTATGTTTTATTGCTTGTGGCATTCACACAACTTAGCACCCCACATCTCCTTTCATATTGCACATGGAATTGCAACTCAACAAAAGTCTGTGAAAGCCTCCTAGACAAAACGTCTGATATCAGGATATTTGCAGTTAATGAGTTTGGTTTTTCTGGTGAAGaggattgactctgagctaacatctgttgcccatcttccttttttttttttcttttttgcttgaggaagattagccctgagctaacatctgtgccaatcttcctctgttttgtatgtgggatgctgccacagcatggcttgacgagaggtGTAGGcctgcacttgggatccaaatTAGCGGAGCAGGacagccgaagcagagtgtgccagacTTCACCATcacgccatggggccggcccctgagtttTACTTTTTGATGTTGCTGGGGTGACCCTGGAAATTCTCTGATACTGAGCAGACTCTCAGCTTTTTCAGatagaaaccaacacagattAGATTGTCTGAGTGGCTGTTTCACCAACCCTTTCTTTAACAGGGTTTCTACCACTTCCATCTGTTAAGGAATGCACTCCACATAACCACAGAAAATCGAAGTGACTGCAGCCGGCGGAGGCGGTAACAACAGCAGCAGGTCTGTTTCTGTTCACCTGCGGAGCACCCTAAGTCCATATGCTCCTCAGCGATAGTAGGAATCAGGTTTCCACTCAGTGAGAGATGAATTCCCTGGTGGGCCTTACCCTTTGGGATACCTGATAAAGGATCAGTAAAATCAGAAGTGTTTGGGTCATCTTGAACTACAAATTTCCGGGAGCTCGTCAGTTTAGGTCTCCAGGTATCAATCACTTTAGGTGTAATTTCTGGGATACTTGCCATTGTGGTAACAGAAGATGAAGATACCTCCATGTCTGTGGTGGCAAACAGATTTTTATTAACGTGGGTAGTGTCAGCAGATTTTTCTGACTGGTCTGTTGCATTTTTAAGTCAAGTTTAAGTAAATTTTATGAGAAAGCCTGTTCTAGGATTTCATAAAAACACATCCGAGGAGACTACACCAAATCCCTTTCTCGTGAgggaaaactaaaaactaaaaactaacaGTAAAGACATATGAAGCAGACTTCAAAATTAAAGATACTCAAAACACTGCTGCCAAAGCCCCCGTGATAATTAATGACACTCGTGGAAAAGGTAATACAAACCCCAAAGATGAAATGCTATTTTCTCATCCTTTTGTGAGACAACATCATTTcgtttctttttgtgtatatttttaaaggcattttcaTAGATGGTTGGAAACTGTACATCCTTCCCTGGGGAACCTACAGGGTAACTTGCTGGGAAAACACCTGGGTAAGTCCGTGTGAACACTTGATTTTGGACTTGATCAAGCAGGTTGTCAGGCTTCCTCACGGACCTCCCGTCCGTCAGTAGATTACTGACTGCAGTGAGGGCCCGGCGTCCGTGGTGAAGCACTGAGGCAAGGACGAACCTCGCCCGTGCCTTCCAAAATGCCTGGGGAGTTTCTTCCAGAGAGTTAGCAGCAACTCATGCAAAAGAAATGGCATTTACAAGCTGAATAAAGATGCTCTGATACAGAAGATCTGCCATCCTTTTCTCCCCCCTGAGGAAAGAAACTGCTGGTGAGTTTTAGAAGCAGCAGTAGCTGGGGGGGGACTAACTTAGCCTCTTAGCTTGTCTATGACTGATTTCCACCAAGGAGATTTTCCCTCAAGATGTAAGCATATGATTTTAGGTTAAAACTCCAGAGACCCCAATTCAGACTGGTGCAACGGTCACAGACGAAGACTCCAAGACAGATACAGACAGAGGGGTATGGAGAGTCATTGAACAACTTAATACATCAGAACCAGCTTCATTCAATGGAAGCCCTTTGTGCACCACTGAGACCACAGCATTCAAAGATTCCCGGGATTACCGCAAACCATTCAAAAAAGATCTCCAAAGTTTATAAATACACATTTTGGGGAAATGTGTATTTGTTGACTAGGTCTTAGGAAAggtgaggagagaaggggaaaataatgaaattctGCCATCCATTAAATATAGATGGCCAGAGGGAACATTCACGATGCACAggggtgagagagaagaaagcttgGGTGACGTGCGTGCAGCTGGAATGCAGCCTATGTTAATCCGTTTGATTTTTCTTAAAGGATGTGCctcggtcaatgatggactgttAACATGCTACACAGGGGTGAAGTGCTGAGTCAGAAAAAGTCTTTGGGTGCCATCGGTGGGATTATGAGTCGAAGCGGAAAAATGAAGGGCTGCCAAACTGCGcaaaaggaggggagaaggggctgAAAATGCTgaactgaaggaaagaaaaggtcgttaattcaaaaaaattaaaaaaaactaaccaGATGTTGGACCGCCAAATATTTTGTAATCTGGTGTAGTTGAAGTAGgcaaaatttctaaaagaattaAAGGAACAAGTAATCAGTAAaaagtaaccaaaagaaagcaaaaatttatGAATTCCAATTAACTAAAAAAGTCCAAAGAAAAGACTATAAATTAAAAGATTAACCTCCTGGTTAGACTACCTTTCTCTAGCTTTCCTACAAAATTGTAAATggtgaaggaaaaaacaaaagtaagattCTTCTCTACCGTATCCCCATGACCAAACAGCTCAGCTTTTGCGAAGTTTAAGTTAAATGCTAGGTGGTATGTGTCCTGAGTCATTAAAAGGCTGATTGTAAAATAATGTTCACGTGCAAATGTGGTCAAAAAGAAGtgccaggaaggaagggaagcctGGGTCTTACCATGGCAGTCCCCTAGATGGGCCGTGTAACCATATTCTGTGTCCTGTTCATATCCTCCAACGCTGTGGTTATGGAAAGCAAAGAAGTCTTCGGTTAACAGCCTTCATAGGAACACAAGTGACAACCAGAGCAGAATCAAGAACACAGATCGATTAGTAAGAataggcagagagaaaagatggacaTTTCAACCTAGCTGGCTAAAATGAGTATTCTATTAAACATTTGGTAAGTAGAATgtttaagagagaagaaaagaattgatTTTCCTCTTCATCTGTTTCCCTTAAGTATTATACCAACTACAACCTCCCTTTCCTCTAATATctccagattttctttcttttacttcttccacaccaaaaaaaaaaaaaaaagaaagaaagaaaaagaaagaaaaaaaaaggaaaagtagtgTTGTTGGAAGTTTTCTAAGATTTCTAGCTTTAGAGACCCTGGAGAAGATAGAAGCAGATTTGGAGAAGATCTTGGCGAATGTGACAAAGTATACTTACAGCATCCCTGGGGTCACTCTGCCACAGATGCCCTGGCTTAACCAGCCACAGTACGGGTCCCGAGATGCAATACAAGATCTGCAGAAAACCAAACAGAACGTAACTTGGATTTTCTCGTCATCAAAGATCTTGATGCTGCAAGACCCAGGTAAGTAAAAAAACATCAGCTTACTTTTTACATGATCCATAACGCTCACAGCGACTGAGGGGGATGCGAATAACGCAGCTGGAGAATGCCACATATAAAGCATGATGATCTTTATCCAACTGTAATGAGATGACCTTTCTGTCCTCCTCATTCTCAGCATTACACCTATAGCGCGGGATACATTTCAAAGCCATGTGTTTAGTAAGACAAAAGCTACATGAACTGTACAAGGCAAGTGGGGTTTGGTTTTTGCAATTACTGAGAGCTGGGGAGGTCTTAAGGAATATTCTCCGTAGGAAACCAGGCAAGTACATAGTTTGGCAAGTAATAATTATGTGCTGCTTCTTCTACTGCTCTGCATGGTTGGTTAAACTTCAGGTTGGACAAAGGGtttttttaaggttattttcCTGTTCTCATGGTTGAAGGGAATTGCATTCATGAAGACCATGTTAGACTATAGGGAAGAAAAAGGATGTTTTAATGCATTTAAATCTTCCTGTGCTAGATGTTTCCGCATCTCTCCTTAGTTGCTTTGCTCCATTTCTCTTGcctatttctcatttgtttcaaTAGTCCAGAAAATCTTTTATATCAGTGGTTAGAAGAATTGTATTCTGtttgtgtgtatgcgtgtgtgctTGCAACCAACTGTCAGATGCACCTGCAAGGTAAGAAGGGTGGTGctaaaatgttctcattttccaCAGGTAAAAACCAAaggctgaattatttttaaacttaccAAATGCCCACCCTCCAATCCTAGTGGACTCAGGAAAACAACAAACCCAGGATGTATTTTggtgagcaaaaaaaaaaccaacccaaaaGACTAATATGCCAAACCATTGCTAATTTACAAGGCTGGAAGGAAATGACTAGACGAAACACACGCCGGAAATTTCTGAGCAGTGCTGAGGAGTGTGCTCATAAAATATACCTACTTTGCATGGTTGTATGCTTCAATCTCTTCCAGTAACACGCTGTCATTCAAAGAGAAAGGACTGGTCTTTGCCAAAACTTTAAGTACCACGCCAGCTTCTGAGCCAACAAAGATGACTGTGTAGTTCTGGTAGGGTCCAGCAGAATGGTCGACAGCGATGGCCGTCAGTCTGTACCTGCCAGAGGAGGTGGGCCAGGTCAGAAGGGGAGGCCAACGGGAAGAGAGGTTGCTGAATGGGAGTGGGTGCTGTTTCTGCACACTTACCTGATCCGAGTCTTTGTGAACCAGGGCTCGTCGGCAATGGGTGGGACGGCGGAGTCCATCAGGGGGTGGGACTTGATGAAGGACAGGGTTTCATCCGGGAAATCGATGGAGGTTTTATATGCTTCAGCGAGGCCATGCTTTGCACAACACCCAGGCCTGAAAGGAAAGGTGGTTTTTTCCCCTTATAAATTCTATCTAAGGAATAAATGTCCATTCTGAAAGAAGAGGTCAAGAGAGAAAGGAGTGAGCAAAACCCGGGGGAGCAATGCTATTTCCCTGGATCCTGTGggctctccccactcccactcacAGGCTTATGTTTACTGACTTCCTGTCTGCAGCGGTGCACAGGCCCCTCCTGGCATGGGAAGCTGGCCCAGCTGCTAGCTGAGGATGCTGCTCCAGTGACCACAGGGTTTTGTTAAAGACAAAAACCCTTTTTGTCTCATTTCTTTACCTTGGCTTTGGTACTTTGTCTTCAGGGACTGCCGTCCACACAGAATCCGGagttttctgttctttaaacCGTCCTTTGAATACTTTTTCAATGTCATCCATGCTAAATGCACAGACTGCAGAACCAGGAATGCTGAAAAAGGGGAAAACCATCAGGAAAATCAACAGGCGACTATGGGCCACTCTCGGTTCCCACAAGCTGGCACAGAGCATCTTTGGAAGGGCCGGGGATCTGTTCTCACCTGTTGAGCTGGGTGGTGAACACCCCCACCACAGTGGGGATGCCATTGATTTGTATTATGTCTGTAATGGACTGCAGGACATCAAAGTAGAAAAACGAATCTCCGGGGACAGAACAGTTAAGTCGAGCCTTCAGAAATGAAGTCCAGTGTTTCTCCAGGACCCGCTGGGAGCCACCCATGTCATTTTTACATATGCGGGCCACACGGGAATATACAGCCTGCCCAAGGGACAAAGCAAATCACAAAGCTCAAACTAGGGTTATGAGCACGGAGGAGGAATGGAAAGCGAAAGCTGCTATTTAAGGGAGGGACAGAAATTGCTAAGGATAGATCTGGTTCAAAAGAATCTAGCGGCCTTCTCTCTAGAGGTAAGAACGTAAACTAGATTTACCTGTGAGGAAAAAGGGTCATTTGCCTGTTCTGCCAAACAAGCGCCCCaagaagtgagctatcaagcTGCCTGG
This is a stretch of genomic DNA from Equus caballus isolate H_3958 breed thoroughbred chromosome 1, TB-T2T, whole genome shotgun sequence. It encodes these proteins:
- the SEMA6D gene encoding semaphorin-6D isoform X5 is translated as MRFFLLCAYMLLLMISQLRAVSFPEDDEPLNTVDYHYSRQYPVFRGRPSGNESQHRLDFQLMLKIRDTLYIAGRDQVYTVNLNEIPKTEVIPSKKLTWRSRQQDRENCAMKGKHKDECHNFIKVFVPRNDEMVFVCGTNAFNPMCRYYRLNTLEYDGEEISGLARCPFDARQTNVALFADGKLYSATVADFLASDAVIYRSMGDGSALRTIKYDSKWIKEPHFLHAIEYGNYVYFFFREIAVEHNNLGKAVYSRVARICKNDMGGSQRVLEKHWTSFLKARLNCSVPGDSFFYFDVLQSITDIIQINGIPTVVGVFTTQLNSIPGSAVCAFSMDDIEKVFKGRFKEQKTPDSVWTAVPEDKVPKPRPGCCAKHGLAEAYKTSIDFPDETLSFIKSHPLMDSAVPPIADEPWFTKTRIRYRLTAIAVDHSAGPYQNYTVIFVGSEAGVVLKVLAKTSPFSLNDSVLLEEIEAYNHAKCNAENEEDRKVISLQLDKDHHALYVAFSSCVIRIPLSRCERYGSCKKSCIASRDPYCGWLSQGICGRVTPGMLLLTEDFFAFHNHSVGGYEQDTEYGYTAHLGDCHDMEVSSSSVTTMASIPEITPKVIDTWRPKLTSSRKFVVQDDPNTSDFTDPLSGIPKGVRWEVQSGESNQMVHMNVLITCVFAAFVLGAFIAGVAVYCYRDMFVRKNRKIHKDAESAQSCTDSSGSFAKLNGLFDSPVKEYQQNIDSPKLYSNLLTSRKELPPNGDTKSMVMDHRGQPPELAALPTPESTPVLHQKTLQAMKSHSDKAHGHGASRKETPQFFPSSPPPHSPLSHGHIPSAIVLPNATHDYNTSFSNSNAHKAEKKLQNIDHSLTKSSSKRDHRRSVDSRNTLNDLLKHLNDPNSNPKAIMGDIQMAHQTLMLDPMGPMSEVPPKVPNREASLYSPPSTLPRNSPTKRVDVPTTPGVPMTSLERQRGYHKNSSQRHSISAMPKNLNSPNGVLLSRQPSMNRGGYMPTPTGAKVDYIQGTPVSVHLQPSLSRQSSYTSNGTLPRTGLKRTPSLKPDVPPKPSFVPQTTSVRPLNKYTY
- the SEMA6D gene encoding semaphorin-6D isoform X2, with the translated sequence MRFFLLCAYMLLLMISQLRAVSFPEDDEPLNTVDYHYSRQYPVFRGRPSGNESQHRLDFQLMLKIRDTLYIAGRDQVYTVNLNEIPKTEVIPSKKLTWRSRQQDRENCAMKGKHKDECHNFIKVFVPRNDEMVFVCGTNAFNPMCRYYRLNTLEYDGEEISGLARCPFDARQTNVALFADGKLYSATVADFLASDAVIYRSMGDGSALRTIKYDSKWIKEPHFLHAIEYGNYVYFFFREIAVEHNNLGKAVYSRVARICKNDMGGSQRVLEKHWTSFLKARLNCSVPGDSFFYFDVLQSITDIIQINGIPTVVGVFTTQLNSIPGSAVCAFSMDDIEKVFKGRFKEQKTPDSVWTAVPEDKVPKPRPGCCAKHGLAEAYKTSIDFPDETLSFIKSHPLMDSAVPPIADEPWFTKTRIRYRLTAIAVDHSAGPYQNYTVIFVGSEAGVVLKVLAKTSPFSLNDSVLLEEIEAYNHAKCNAENEEDRKVISLQLDKDHHALYVAFSSCVIRIPLSRCERYGSCKKSCIASRDPYCGWLSQGICGRVTPGMLLLTEDFFAFHNHSVGGYEQDTEYGYTAHLGDCHEILPTSTTPDYKIFGGPTSDMEVSSSSVTTMASIPEITPKVIDTWRPKLTSSRKFVVQDDPNTSDFTDPLSGVRWEVQSGESNQMVHMNVLITCVFAAFVLGAFIAGVAVYCYRDMFVRKNRKIHKDAESAQSCTDSSGSFAKLNGLFDSPVKEYQQNIDSPKLYSNLLTSRKELPPNGDTKSMVMDHRGQPPELAALPTPESTPVLHQKTLQAMKSHSDKAHGHGASRKETPQFFPSSPPPHSPLSHGHIPSAIVLPNATHDYNTSFSNSNAHKAEKKLQNIDHSLTKSSSKRDHRRSVDSRNTLNDLLKHLNDPNSNPKAIMGDIQMAHQTLMLDPMGPMSEVPPKVPNREASLYSPPSTLPRNSPTKRVDVPTTPGVPMTSLERQRGYHKNSSQRHSISAMPKNLNSPNGVLLSRQPSMNRGGYMPTPTGAKVDYIQGTPVSVHLQPSLSRQSSYTSNGTLPRTGLKRTPSLKPDVPPKPSFVPQTTSVRPLNKYTY